In one window of Oleidesulfovibrio alaskensis DSM 16109 DNA:
- a CDS encoding ABC transporter permease gives MIDYRIPVGATLESVIDFLVVHCSGATRAFSAVTDAALSVLEHGLAFIPWWLFIPAVALLTWRGTGSRGLGLFALLGLGLVYNMGLWPATVSTIALVLVATLLAVLIGLPLGVFAAINKVAYRAIMPVLDVMQTMPAFVYLIPAIPFFGLGKVAAIFSTVVFAMPPVIRLTCLGIRQVPVELVECAEAFGTNRWQRLRKLELPLAAPTIMAGVNQTVMLALSMVVIAAMIGAKGLGGEVWKAIQRLEMGRGFEAGIGIVIVAICLDRLLQKIGSRSARR, from the coding sequence ATGATTGATTATCGCATTCCCGTTGGCGCTACGCTTGAAAGCGTCATTGATTTTCTGGTCGTGCACTGCTCCGGCGCAACCCGTGCGTTTTCCGCGGTTACCGATGCCGCTCTTTCCGTGCTGGAACACGGTCTTGCCTTCATACCGTGGTGGCTGTTCATTCCTGCCGTCGCCCTGCTGACCTGGCGCGGCACCGGCAGCAGAGGACTGGGGCTTTTTGCCCTGCTGGGGCTGGGACTTGTGTATAACATGGGGCTGTGGCCCGCCACGGTCAGCACCATTGCTCTGGTGCTTGTGGCCACGCTGCTTGCGGTGCTTATCGGTCTGCCGCTGGGTGTTTTTGCCGCTATCAATAAAGTGGCGTACCGTGCTATCATGCCGGTACTCGATGTAATGCAGACCATGCCCGCCTTTGTTTATCTTATTCCCGCCATTCCGTTTTTCGGGCTGGGCAAGGTTGCGGCCATTTTTTCCACTGTGGTGTTCGCCATGCCGCCGGTCATCAGGCTTACCTGCCTTGGTATCCGGCAGGTTCCGGTAGAGCTGGTGGAGTGCGCCGAAGCTTTCGGCACCAACCGCTGGCAGCGGCTGCGCAAGCTCGAACTGCCTCTGGCGGCGCCCACCATCATGGCGGGTGTCAACCAGACTGTCATGCTGGCGCTGTCCATGGTGGTCATTGCAGCCATGATCGGTGCAAAGGGTCTTGGCGGCGAAGTATGGAAAGCCATTCAGCGCCTTGAGATGGGCCGCGGTTTTGAAGCCGGTATCGGCATTGTCATCGTTGCCATCTGCCTTGACCGGCTGCTGCAGAAAATCGGCTCGCGCTCAGCCAGACGCTAG
- a CDS encoding quaternary amine ABC transporter ATP-binding protein has product MAKIRIENLTKVFGSDPQRALPLLEQGLGKEEIQRRTRLAVGVNRASFEVDQGEVVVVMGLSGSGKSTLVRCINRLIDPTAGTVLVDGEDVTAMDIRELRDFRQRKMGMVFQNFALFPHRTVLQNAEYGLEVMGVSQAERTRRAMEQLERVGLAEWASSRPAQLSGGMQQRVGLARALALDPDILLMDEAFSALDPLIRRDMQDELLRLQEEMHKTIVFISHDLDEALRIGDRIVLMRDGAVVQEGTPEDILTSPADDYVARFVESVDISRVLTAGAVMKRSEAVAVLGVDGPRTALRKMRAAAIASLFVLDREHRVLGIVTADDVSALIKENRRDIDSIMRRDIQTVNVDTPAAELIPLMAGLPHALPVVDEKNRMKGVIVRGLLLGALAERGGDQ; this is encoded by the coding sequence ATGGCTAAAATCCGTATTGAAAATCTGACAAAGGTGTTCGGTTCCGACCCGCAGCGTGCTCTGCCGCTGCTCGAACAGGGACTTGGCAAAGAAGAAATCCAGCGCCGCACCCGTCTTGCCGTTGGGGTCAACCGTGCCTCGTTTGAAGTGGATCAGGGCGAGGTTGTGGTGGTGATGGGGCTTTCCGGCAGCGGCAAATCAACGCTGGTACGCTGCATCAACAGACTTATTGATCCCACCGCCGGCACGGTGCTGGTGGATGGTGAAGACGTAACCGCCATGGACATCAGAGAACTGCGCGACTTCCGTCAGCGCAAGATGGGCATGGTGTTCCAGAATTTTGCACTTTTTCCGCACCGTACGGTGCTGCAGAACGCTGAATACGGGCTGGAGGTCATGGGCGTGAGTCAGGCGGAACGTACCCGCCGCGCCATGGAGCAGCTGGAACGCGTGGGACTGGCGGAATGGGCTTCCAGCCGCCCGGCACAGCTTTCCGGCGGCATGCAGCAGCGCGTGGGGCTGGCCCGTGCGCTGGCTCTGGACCCCGATATTCTGCTGATGGACGAAGCGTTCAGCGCCCTTGATCCGCTTATCCGGCGGGACATGCAGGACGAGTTGCTGCGCCTGCAGGAAGAAATGCACAAGACCATTGTTTTCATCAGCCATGATCTGGACGAGGCGCTGCGCATCGGCGACCGCATTGTGCTTATGCGTGACGGCGCCGTGGTGCAGGAAGGCACTCCCGAAGATATTCTCACCTCTCCGGCCGATGATTATGTGGCCCGTTTTGTCGAATCTGTGGACATTTCACGCGTGCTGACGGCCGGTGCCGTGATGAAGCGCTCCGAGGCCGTGGCCGTGCTGGGCGTGGACGGCCCGCGCACAGCGCTGCGCAAAATGCGCGCCGCAGCCATAGCCAGCCTTTTTGTTCTCGACCGCGAGCATCGTGTGCTGGGCATTGTCACGGCTGACGATGTTTCCGCACTTATAAAAGAAAACAGACGGGACATAGACAGCATCATGCGTCGCGATATTCAGACAGTGAATGTGGACACTCCCGCCGCTGAGCTTATTCCGCTGATGGCAGGACTGCCCCATGCACTGCCTGTTGTGGACGAGAAAAACCGCATGAAAGGTGTCATTGTGCGCGGCCTTCTGCTGGGTGCGCTGGCTGAAAGAGGAGGTGACCAGTAA
- a CDS encoding efflux RND transporter periplasmic adaptor subunit: protein MTLTRRSAFFHLPVFTAVILCMVMLAGCAEEPQEQGPPPVKPVKVLTVGSKDKGVRRVFPGKVVAGEKVELGFRVAGQLTRFPVKESQHVEQGQTVAELDKSDFITKVRNIESQLGGARASLNEATLNFKRMETLLGQDTISKADYDKARASMDNANAKVLSLTQQLKQATQDLEYTTLRAPFSGVIAKKYVKNYELVQAQQPVLKLENTDRLDVEVEVPEFVIAQLRHQDRKNMPAPVARFSAFPGRSFELSLKEYQTSANPQTQTYTVTLTMQSPDDIRLLPGMTADVEGTLPFGGDIDATSLPVAAVVGGEDDRSYIWVLDKESMTVSRRAVVTGAIHENKVAITQGLEPGMTVVAAGANYLHEGQKVRILNGKIGGGQ, encoded by the coding sequence ATGACTCTGACCCGACGCTCTGCGTTTTTTCATCTGCCTGTGTTCACAGCCGTCATCCTGTGTATGGTAATGCTTGCCGGCTGTGCCGAAGAACCGCAGGAACAGGGGCCGCCCCCTGTCAAGCCGGTAAAGGTGCTTACAGTGGGCAGTAAAGACAAAGGGGTCAGGCGGGTGTTTCCCGGCAAGGTTGTTGCCGGTGAAAAGGTGGAGCTCGGCTTCAGAGTGGCCGGACAGCTGACCCGCTTTCCCGTCAAGGAAAGCCAGCATGTGGAACAGGGCCAGACCGTGGCCGAACTGGACAAAAGCGACTTCATCACCAAAGTGCGCAACATAGAATCGCAGCTGGGAGGGGCCAGAGCATCGCTCAATGAGGCCACGCTCAACTTTAAGCGCATGGAAACGCTGCTCGGACAGGACACCATATCAAAGGCGGACTACGACAAGGCACGGGCCTCGATGGACAATGCCAACGCCAAGGTGCTTTCGCTGACCCAGCAGCTCAAGCAGGCCACGCAGGATCTGGAATACACAACGCTGCGGGCGCCTTTTTCCGGCGTCATCGCCAAAAAATACGTAAAGAATTACGAGCTGGTGCAGGCCCAGCAACCCGTTCTGAAGCTCGAAAACACCGACCGGCTTGATGTGGAGGTGGAAGTCCCCGAATTTGTCATTGCCCAGTTGCGGCATCAGGACAGAAAAAACATGCCTGCGCCTGTCGCCCGCTTTTCTGCCTTTCCTGGGCGGTCTTTCGAGCTGAGCCTTAAAGAATACCAGACATCTGCCAATCCGCAGACCCAGACCTATACCGTCACACTGACCATGCAGAGCCCCGACGACATACGGCTGCTGCCGGGCATGACCGCCGACGTGGAGGGCACCCTGCCCTTCGGCGGCGACATCGATGCCACATCGCTGCCGGTTGCCGCCGTGGTGGGCGGCGAAGACGACCGCTCCTACATATGGGTGCTGGACAAAGAAAGCATGACAGTATCACGCCGCGCCGTGGTTACGGGGGCCATACATGAAAACAAGGTGGCCATCACTCAGGGCCTTGAACCCGGCATGACGGTTGTAGCCGCCGGAGCAAACTATCTGCACGAAGGACAGAAAGTACGCATCCTCAACGGCAAGATCGGGGGCGGGCAATGA